The following are from one region of the Aquila chrysaetos chrysaetos chromosome 23, bAquChr1.4, whole genome shotgun sequence genome:
- the LOC115334644 gene encoding granulocyte-macrophage colony-stimulating factor receptor subunit alpha-like isoform X2 yields MDFQGGGMNGTAVENFVCVIFNVSFMNCTWHVGRTASGDTQYFLYWKNSRKEDFTECQNYIRDNYGRHTGCRFQNVTIENKKAHFLVNGSRNGQNIQPYEEKISLYKIEKLTPPLNVTVNCTEASHHCEIRWQPPRTSHVKNPSCFKYEVVIENKGRNITGNFYKFESFSTKKKFSVKIRAIDNGCLVSQSWGEWSTPVEFGKEQLTSTSSYTLFLIPVLAAALMLFLFAGSIYLKRTSATVPQPKDPFRELSPVDFQTEYKNQLIKHETEEITVIES; encoded by the exons ATGGATTTTCAAGGAGGAG GCATGAATGGGACAGCCGTTGAAAATTTTGTCTgtgtcatttttaatgtttccttcaTGAACTGCACTTGGCATGTGGGCAGGACTGCTTCAGGAGATACCCAGTATTTCCTGTACTGGAAGAACTCAAG GAAAGAAGATTTCACAGAATGCCAGAATTACATCAGAGATAATTATGGAAGACACACAGGATGTAGATTCCAAAATGTgacaatagaaaataaaaaagctcaTTTCCTGGTAAATGGGTCTAGAAATGGACAAAACATTCAGCCATATGAGGAGAAGATTAGTCTGTACAAAATtg AAAAACTCACCCCTCCATTAAATGTCACTGTGAACTGTACAGAAGCTTCTCATCATTGTGAAATTCGGTGGCAACCACCTCGCACAAGTCATGTGAAAAACCCTAGTTGTTTCAAATATGAAGTTGTCATAGAAAACAAG GGAAGAAACATCACAGGAAACTTCTACAAATTTGAAAGCTTCAGCACAAAAAAGAAGTTCAGCGTCAAAATCAGAGCAATTGACAATGGTTGTTTAGTGAGCCAAAGCTGGGGAGAGTGGAGTACACCTGTAGAGTTTG gaaaagaacaacTTACATCTACTTCATCATATACGCTATTCCTGATaccagtgctggcagcagctctcaTGCTTTTTCTCTTCGCAGG aagcatttatttgaaaagaacatCTGCTACAGTACCACAGCCAAAAGACCCATTCCGTGAGCTCTCTCCAGTGGATTTCCag
- the LOC115334644 gene encoding granulocyte-macrophage colony-stimulating factor receptor subunit alpha-like isoform X1 — MDFQGGEWTWDILPVFAGMNGTAVENFVCVIFNVSFMNCTWHVGRTASGDTQYFLYWKNSRKEDFTECQNYIRDNYGRHTGCRFQNVTIENKKAHFLVNGSRNGQNIQPYEEKISLYKIEKLTPPLNVTVNCTEASHHCEIRWQPPRTSHVKNPSCFKYEVVIENKGRNITGNFYKFESFSTKKKFSVKIRAIDNGCLVSQSWGEWSTPVEFGKEQLTSTSSYTLFLIPVLAAALMLFLFAGSIYLKRTSATVPQPKDPFRELSPVDFQTEYKNQLIKHETEEITVIES; from the exons ATGGATTTTCAAGGAGGAG agtgGACATGGGATATTCTTCCTGTGTTTGCAGGCATGAATGGGACAGCCGTTGAAAATTTTGTCTgtgtcatttttaatgtttccttcaTGAACTGCACTTGGCATGTGGGCAGGACTGCTTCAGGAGATACCCAGTATTTCCTGTACTGGAAGAACTCAAG GAAAGAAGATTTCACAGAATGCCAGAATTACATCAGAGATAATTATGGAAGACACACAGGATGTAGATTCCAAAATGTgacaatagaaaataaaaaagctcaTTTCCTGGTAAATGGGTCTAGAAATGGACAAAACATTCAGCCATATGAGGAGAAGATTAGTCTGTACAAAATtg AAAAACTCACCCCTCCATTAAATGTCACTGTGAACTGTACAGAAGCTTCTCATCATTGTGAAATTCGGTGGCAACCACCTCGCACAAGTCATGTGAAAAACCCTAGTTGTTTCAAATATGAAGTTGTCATAGAAAACAAG GGAAGAAACATCACAGGAAACTTCTACAAATTTGAAAGCTTCAGCACAAAAAAGAAGTTCAGCGTCAAAATCAGAGCAATTGACAATGGTTGTTTAGTGAGCCAAAGCTGGGGAGAGTGGAGTACACCTGTAGAGTTTG gaaaagaacaacTTACATCTACTTCATCATATACGCTATTCCTGATaccagtgctggcagcagctctcaTGCTTTTTCTCTTCGCAGG aagcatttatttgaaaagaacatCTGCTACAGTACCACAGCCAAAAGACCCATTCCGTGAGCTCTCTCCAGTGGATTTCCag